GCTGGAAAAGATACCGGAGCAGCTTGCACGGCAGATAACCGCCGATATCGACATACCCACCATCGGCATCGGTGCCTCGCCAGCTTGCGACGGCCAGATTCTGGTGAGCCACGATATGCTCGGGCTCTTCACCTCATTTCGGCCGAAGTTCGTCAAACGCTATGCCGAGCTCGGTGAGCAGGCTGAGGCGGCAATCGCCGCTTACGCCACCGATATGCGGAACCGGCACTTTCCGGCGGTCGAACATCTCTATGTCAACGCCTTGAAGGCCGGTGACTTCACATGAGCGTGCCGATCGCTCGAACCGTGAGCGAGCTGCGCGGCGTCGTTGCGCAATGGCGTCGCTCGGGTGCCACGATCGGTATTGTGCCGACCATGGGAGCCTTGCACGACGGGCATCTGAGCCTCGTGCGGAAGGCGCTCGAAAGGGCCGAGCGGGTGATCGTGACGCTGTTCGTAAACCCCAAGCAGTTCAACAGCCCCGCCGACCTGATTGCCTACCCTCGGACGGAAAGCGACGATGCTGCCAAGCTCGCTCTGCTGGGCACGCATCTGCTCTATGTGCCGGACACAGAGGAAATGTACCAGGTGGGCTTCGCCACGGCCGTTTCAGTGTCCGGCATCAGCGAATGCCTTTGCGGCGCATTCCGGCTCGGCCATTTCAATGGCGTGGCGACGGTCGTGGCCAAGCTCTTCCTGCAGGCCGGCGCTGACTTCGCCTTTTTTGGCGAAAAGGATTTTCAGCAACTTCAG
The window above is part of the Mesorhizobium sp. WSM4904 genome. Proteins encoded here:
- the panC gene encoding pantoate--beta-alanine ligase, giving the protein MSVPIARTVSELRGVVAQWRRSGATIGIVPTMGALHDGHLSLVRKALERAERVIVTLFVNPKQFNSPADLIAYPRTESDDAAKLALLGTHLLYVPDTEEMYQVGFATAVSVSGISECLCGAFRLGHFNGVATVVAKLFLQAGADFAFFGEKDFQQLQLVRRLVRDLDIPITIVPCPTVREADGLALSSRNVRLSPAQRAIAPKLASVLLDTAERLARGSPILPTLDEARAAILAAGYRELEYLELRGETDLQSLASLDRPARLLAAAWLGDTRLIDNVAISPIGSWSGGRSSLQSEAAQQLR